The Pogona vitticeps strain Pit_001003342236 chromosome 3, PviZW2.1, whole genome shotgun sequence genome includes a window with the following:
- the MTIF3 gene encoding translation initiation factor IF-3, mitochondrial produces the protein MASLCLKTGRKELNWITQYLARFWRQPQKRTMFSKTQGMTELAKRRLLYNPVQTFCTAGDSKENIKGNKINYTFNTKIENVGRRIPYLHVQLIDENGENMGVMHRADVLRLMDARGLRLVLLRENTKPPMYRLMSGLQIYEERLRFKEKQKAGSKSGPVQTKEIRFSTDIAQHDLDIKLRQVEKWIDHKYHVKVVVNQHKASVGSEKMLLLFDKILASMPGKVTYLSEPHVKEGSSKCVLRHMSDKEIQEYKKMGKKKDDQQNIDKIQKNKDHQESGKDTTD, from the exons ATGGCTTCCTTGTGCCTGAAgactggaaggaaggagctgaactGGATTACTCAATATCTTGCAAGGTTTTGGAGGCAACCACAAAAAAGGACAATGTTTTCAAAGACTCAGGGAATGACAGAGTTGGCTAAAAGAAGACTTCTCTATAACCCCGTGCAGACATTCTGTACGGCAGGAGACAGTAAGgaaaatataaaaggaaataaGATAAATTACACTTTCAATACGAAGATTGAAAATGTGGGGAGAAGAATCCCGTATCTGCATGTTCAACTGATAGATGAGAATGGCGAGAACATGGGAGTAATGCACAGAGCTGATGTGCTTCGGCTCATGGATGCAAGGGGGCTAAGACTTGTTCTGCTCAGAGAGAACACCAAGCCTCCAATGTACAGGCTGATGTCGGGGCTGCAGATTTATGAAGAACGCCTTCgatttaaagaaaaacagaaagctgGCTCCAAAAGTG GGCCTGTTCAGACCAAGGAGATAAGGTTTTCCACAGATATCGCACAGCATGATTTAGATATAAAGTTAAGACAAGTTGAAAAATGGATTGACCACAAATACCATGTTAAAGTAGTAGTGAATCAGCACAAGGCTTCTGTTGGATCAGAAAAGATG CTACTGTTGTTTGATAAAATTTTGGCTTCGATGCCTGGAAAAGTGACTTACCTCTCTGAGCCCCATGTTAAAGAAGGAAGCAGTAAGTGTGTTTTGAGACACATGTCAGACAAAGAAATCCAGGAATATAAGAAAATGGGCAAAAAGAAAGATGATCAGCAGAACAttgataaaatacaaaaaaacaaagatcaccAGGAGAGTGGAAAAGACACTACTGACTGA